From a region of the Mercurialis annua linkage group LG1-X, ddMerAnnu1.2, whole genome shotgun sequence genome:
- the LOC126665163 gene encoding uncharacterized protein LOC126665163 — MLPCRHASAVCYDKHQDPHEYCSNYFTNEEMLATYEEVVYPVNKEDTWDIPTEVENYIVLPPVGRIKAGRPEKRRIKRVVEQQTQNRCTRCRAYGHNRKTCRNMPKRNRTAIM, encoded by the coding sequence ATGCTTCCTTGTAGGCATGCTTCTGCTGTATGCTATGACAAACATCAAGACCCACATGAATACTGCTCAAATTACTTCACAAATGAAGAGATGCTTGCTACATATGAAGAAGTTGTATACCCTGTAAATAAAGAAGACACATGGGATATACCTACTGAGGTAGAAAATTATATTGTCTTACCTCCTGTTGGCAGAATTAAAGCAGGAAGGCCAGAGAAGAGAAGAATAAAAAGAGTAGTAGAACAACAGACACAGAACAGGTGTACAAGGTGTAGAGCTTATGGACATAATCGTAAAACTTGTAGAAATATGCCAAAAAGAAATAGAACTGCTATTATGTAA